Proteins from one Niallia circulans genomic window:
- the secG gene encoding preprotein translocase subunit SecG, with translation MLHTILLTLLIIVALALIVVVLLQSGKSAGLSGAISGGAEQLFGKQKARGLDLILHNTTIVLAILFFALTIAVSYFDI, from the coding sequence ATGCTACACACAATCTTGTTAACATTATTGATCATTGTTGCTCTTGCTCTTATTGTAGTTGTACTTTTGCAATCAGGGAAAAGTGCAGGTCTATCCGGGGCCATTTCTGGTGGGGCAGAACAGCTTTTCGGTAAACAAAAAGCGCGTGGTTTAGATTTAATACTTCATAATACAACAATCGTGTTGGCTATTCTGTTTTTTGCCTTGACGATTGCAGTCAGCTATTTCGATATTTAA